The sequence CATAATCTCTCTTCCAAGTTGTAATATGGAAGAGACTCAGCTGACTTTCCCCATTGCTTTGGCCAAAGCTCCTTTAACGTCCTTATTTCTCAGACTATAAATGATAGGGTTCAGCATGGGGGAGACCAGAGCATAGAAAACTGAGGCTCTCTTTTCCTGGTCAGCCACACGGCTGGACTGGGGCTGCAAGTAGGTGAAGCCAATGGTGCTGTAGAACAATGTGACAACAGTGAGGTGGGTAGCACAGGTGGAGAAAGCTCGTTGCCGTCCCCTTGCTGAGTGCATGCTGAGCACCACCCTGGCAATGTGGATGTAAGAGATCACTATAAAAGTGAAAGGGAAAATGAGCACAATGACACTCAGGGCAAAGATGAGGACTTTTACTATATAGGTGTCCATGCAAGCCAGCTGCAACACAGCAGGCTCTTCACAAAAGAAATGGTTGATCTGGTTGGGCCCACAGAAGGGGAAATTTATAGTGACAACTGTCAGTGCTGCAGCATTGAAGAAGCCACCTAACCAACAGGCTCCTGCCATCTGGATACACACTTGCATCCTCATGATGATTGGGTACTGCAGTGGTTGACATATGGCCACGTAGCGGTCATATGCCATGAGAGCCAGGATGAAGCACTCAGTCATCCCACAAGACAGAGTCAGGTTGAGTTGGGCCATGCATCTACTGAAGGTAATGATATTTATCCCAGAGGCCAGGTGGACAAGCATCTGAGGGACAGTAATGATTGTGAAGAGCATGTCTAGAAAAGAGAGGTTACCAATGAAAAAGTACATGGCTGTATGAAGGCGTGAGTCAACCCACACCAAGTAGATGATGAGGCTGTTCCCAAACATGGTAGCCAGAATTACAGctgagcagagcaccaagagGACTTGCTGCAATATGGGGTGAGTGGTGAAGCCAAGAAGAATGAATTCATTCACTGATGTCCAATTCTGTCTCCACATCTTTCTCATCAGATACCATCTGCAATGATAAAAGTAACTGTGATGACAGGAAATGCTATTTTCAATGCAACACACCTAACCAAGTTGATATCACACAACATGTATTTCTTGAGAGCTTTTGGTCTGAGTGGCTGAAGTCTCTGCTTCTTTTTCACTGCCTCTGGTTCCTATATTTCCTAGCTATTTCTCGTGGCTTCTAATGGTCCTGGCTGTCATCTTTGCTCATCACACTACAAGCTCATGTATAAGTCAGCTCTATACTTTATCCATCTATGGGTAttgaacagattttttttaatagatcaCAGTTTTAAATGGTAACGAAGGAGAGAAATGTGCCACGAAACctatggctcaggactgcaatacctcaagtacTACCTCTCCCCACTCCCAAAATTATGTGATCATAATCAGAGGCCCTTATATTTTTAGACATCTTCCACCTGACATCTAGTTCTGTGCATAGAAAATTGGAAACACATTCAGGCTATAATGCTATACAACAATTACCTAGGAGTCCATCCCATTGAACCTTTTTGGTAgtagcaccctccctgtggaatgccctcccatcagatgtcaaggagataagtaactatacaacttttagaagacatctgaaggcagtcctatatAGGAAAGTTTTAAACACTTACTCTTTTATTACTATTTGGATatgctgaaagctgcccagagtggttggggcagcccagtcatatgggtggggtacTACTACAACTGCTAAATTATTTCAAGGTCATCAGTTTTAAAAGTCCTTCACTGAAATCTGTAGTTATACTGCTGTTATTCGGTTTAATTAATCCCCCTTTTTTTGCCCATTATGAGAACTTAGCCAAATAGATACCTGCTCCTTTTAGACTTTGTCTACTTGTACATATGGTGAAAGTAAAAATGTAATTTGACCATGCAAAGCCACCTATGGGATTTACCTGCCGTTTTTGTAATATCCATTCCAGCCACTGTCTGTTTCCTAAAATGCTGATCCCCTTTGCAGAATTTAATAGCCACAGTCACATATAAGGCGCCAATAATACCCCATGTCTTTTAAATATCTGGGTACATATAAAAAAAATTCACACGAAAattctgggagggggggagggaaatgttgTCCCATTAAAAAGAAACCAAAGGTAAAAATAGTACAAtaccttttgttgtttagtcgtttagtcgtgtccgactcttcgtgaccccatggaccagagcatgccaggcacttctgtcttctactgcctcccgcaggatcactccccttcatggatcactgccttgctgtggcgaaggggcttgaataactcagagaagctatgaactatgccaagcaggacacccaagatgaacaggtcatagtggaaagttttgaccaaacgtgatccacctggaggaggaactggcaagccactctagtatccctgccaagaaaactccatggacaaagacaatacCTTAGTAACAGCAACTAAAAGTCACAAAATATCCTGCAAGAAAACTGAATACATGATGGTTAGGAAATTAATATGATCTACTATTCATCACACAATCTGAAATAAAACCTTTCTGCTGAGAAACTTATATGACTTAAAATGAACCTTTAAAGCTGAATAGCACAGACAATATCTTCTGTAGTATAATCAAGGGAAAGTAAATCCTTTGTGGAGTTCTCACTTTGTTAATATATATGTTCCTTGGGGATAAGCAGCAGGAAAATGAAGTTAAGTTTTCAAAATATAAACTTGGCTGAAGAGGACAAATCTTGAAGGGAGGTAaaaaataccgcatttttcgccccatagggtgcaccaGCCCACAGGGCGCACTTAGTTTgcggggggataaagaaaaaaaattatttcccccccaggcgtggggctggggcgagggaagcccgagcttcccccgaccccagcccccagaacaggctgctatccgcaagcctagggagcccggcgggaagtcgtgccggtctccccaggcttgtggacatctgcccgaagcctggggcacactgctcagcgcgccccaggcttcgggatgcagacATCTCTCTGCAAGCCTGCATACATAAAATGCCTTGGCTTAAATACATGCAGTTTAAGACTGAATACCTTGTTTCttcttttactttcttttttaatggagtGCCTTACATATTAAATATAAaagagacctctgggtatagggcggtatataaattcatatatatatatatatatatatatatatatatatgtgtgtgtgtgtgtgtgtgtgtgtgtatgtatggcaGGACTTTGATCTCCAAGCAAACTGAAGTCAAGAGACTGCATGTATGGTAGGGATCACTTGCAGGCAAGAGTGaaaggttcttttttaaaaaaaataatttttattaacaggccaatcacatcacattatccaaatcacattagttccaaattatacagccgaattttaaattttgttgggggtacccatacatcaagctccgaacgagtccaaacatcacttatattgctgctttGATTAAACAGTTGAGGGGGGGAGGGGCCAAGATGGTGACGAAGTAAGACGCGCTTGCCGGAGCTCCCCTTTCCAGTTCATGCTGTAAGTTACTCCGCTCCTATTTTTCTCTGGAAGTTGGCATGATAATATTTTGATGATAACGCCAGGAACTCACCCTGTGGAAGCTTGCAAAGTCAGCGCCATAAATCTCCTTAATGAGCTTCACTAACAACCTGATTAACTTGGGCAGCCACCAGCCGTGCTTCCCTGGCCTTCCACCAGCTCTTGCTTGGCCTTTGAAGGACTCTTAGATAACCGAGCCGCTCAAGGGGTTTAGCATGACGAACTTAAAACGTGGTCGTACCTCTTCTGTGGAAGACCTTTCCTTTAATGCCTCAGAACCTATGTCTAAGGTTTCGAAGCCTACTGGGCTGGATTCACCACCTAAGACCTTAGAGCCTTCTATCTCATCATTGGAGGAGTTTTTCTGCAATCTTGTGCCTCCCTCGCCTGTTACCTCCAAGCAGTTAGATTGCCTACGTGATCCTGCAATGACTCCAAACAACCTTTTAAACACCTCCAAGCAGGTAGACTGTCCATATGACCCCACAACGACTTCAAATACTCCCTTGCCAGGAGACAAATCGCTGTTGGATATAACCTCCAGCCCAGatggcctctctccccaccccgaccTTCATTGTAAATCTTTATGTGATATAGTACAATCAGTGGAGCTGAggactttgcagaaatattgccTGCACTTGGCTGACGAAATAAAGGTGCTATCAGCTTCCATCAATATGTTAGAGGGAAAACTAAATGCCCTCACCAAAACCCCTGCCTCGATTTTGAATCCGCCATTAAATCATCAGGGACCTGATAATCATGAGGCACAGAGCCTAAGTACGGGGCAGCAGCTAGTAAACCTCCAACTCACCCCTAACAATATATGCTTGAACATCGCTCACTCCTGCTTCCCCTACTATGCCTGGAGAAATTGTAAAGCTGCTGTGATCTCATTGCGAATGTTGACCAGGTCATACTTGGCCCAGGGTGATCTCCTATCATTAGAATGGCTGCCAGAGACTCCAAAATTTAAGCGCTTGTTGCTCAAGTTCGACTCTCCCAGGCTTCCTGCACTTTTGAGCAAACTTCAAAATCGCCTCAACTGGTATGGAATCTTCCCACAAAGATGCTTCTTTAACAACTGTAGAGGCATTATTGGGAAAATCCCAAACTCAGCAAATTTGGTTAGCCGGCCTACAAGGAGGATTGAGGATTATGACCGGAATTCGCAGCAACGGACCCTTCCTATGAACCCCTCCCTACGATTTACTAGCCAACCATCCCACCGGCAAGAAGGGACTGCCTTAAGGGGTAGAGCTTTGACGGGTCCAGCCTTGGCCATTATAGATGCTCCTAAAGATTGGCAGACACAAGCCCATGTGGACCCCCCTGCAGCGATAACgatctccaatcctcaaaatggcTGCATTCCTTGTGCTGATACCATGACGATGCAAGAGACACTGGGAGATCCAGTAGCCCTTTGGACAAACACTGAGGCAGTGGCAAGGCTAAACAAGCTACTGGAAGCTAACTGAAAAGGATGTCTTTCTTCTGTCTTACATAGTGCTTTCCCATCAACAAGCCTCGATCCTCAAGGCACGACTCCTGCAACTACAGAGCATACGGCAAACGACGAGTCTATGGACTTGTCGGCTAGTAACACCCCCTCGTATCAATATTCTCTCTTACAGCGATCTATaaatttgccccagccactggctgctcctgtgacatgtgacaacttgaacctgaaatgcaaacaataaaaaatcACTGCCTTTTTTCACCCTACTGCCCCTTCACGCAGCGTGCACCCCCATTTGGATTCTCCAGGATTAACCACGCAAGAGAAATCATGACTTGAGGGAAACACAAAGCGGCCTCTTACACTACTATCATGGAATGTGGCTGGTATTaaatcaaaactgacagatccatcaTTTGTTGCCTATATAAATGGCAGCCACATCCTTTTATTCCAAGAGTCATGGGCCTGTGAGGACTTCTATCTAACAGGATACAAGGGCTTCTACCGGAATGCCATGCAGAACTCGTTATCACATGGTAGACCGCAAGGAGGCTTGGCTACTTTTGTTTCCTTAGCCATAAATCTTCAGGCCGAAAAAATCGACATCCAGTCGTCACTCATGCTGATTATAAAGTtgcaaacagcagaggaaacgATAGTAGTGATCAATATCTACTTATGTCCAATTTATAAGAGAAATTTGGTTGATCTGAGATGGCAGGAAATCCAAGTGACATTGGAAACGCTTTTTGATAAATACCCCAAAGCCACTTTTCTGTTGGCGGGAGATTTTAATGGATGCCTGTCACATACTGACCAAATCTTATTCTCTAAATTTAACAAGTACCCTTCTTCACCTCTTATGACTACAGATCTTTTACCAAGGAAATTCAAAGATAACATAGCCACTTACGCAGGTTTCAAATGCAGGCAAACCTTGCTGGCCCTCAATTTCCTTCTGCTAAATGGGGCAGTCAGCTCGGACTACCCTGCCGAATTCACCTATTGGTCAGGTTCACGTGCATCCACTATTGATTTTGTATGGATATCTTCCGACCTTATCCCAAAAATATCCAGCTTTAAGGTGGCTACAAGATTGGAGAGTGATCACTTCCCTCTAGAAATTTCCTTGACTCTGGATGACGAACTTGATAGGCACTCCTTTGTGCACCTATCAAATGATCATCTGGAGATAAGCCCTACAGCCCTTAAATGGACCTCCAACTCGGCCCAGCAGTTGAACGAACTTCTCTGGTCTGATCAGCtccaaataaaaagggcttcccttatgcaggcggatgagcctctaccaatatatgacgatttagtagaacttctaaaaccaacactagctcggtcccccacaaagcatggtaaacagtttttccacaaaaaatggttggcatacagagcatcaaatgaccccatgccaaataaccgccttatcaacctcaggagaagttacaaagccctactaaaggaaaagaagctcgaggcagaaagaaacaattggaacaaccttttgatagctgcagagaatagaaatccagcctctttttggcagttaatttccagatacctgggtaggccgcttgcaagaatagaaccccacatctcagcggacacttgggaaagatacttcgccgatctgtatgcagcccatgatgcctgcggagatacggtggagccggaagcactgcccgattgggacccagttacatgccctgaagttgaaaccctcatagatcgatttaaagcaggcaaggcccccggtgatgaccttatatccattgatgccatcaaagcaaataaagattggtggatcccacttttagcagcactttacaccatataaacaaaacagcaaaatttccctcaagctggagctctgcgttgattgtattaatacataagaaaggcccacgtacagagccgagcaactttaggccaaccagcttgctaaatgtcattgggaagatttactcggggtacctgctaaacaaactatcgaaatggatggaggacgacaatatcattgccgatgaacaggcgggttttcgccctggaagatctaccacagaccaaatattaaccttgaatcacctggcggaaaagtatgccggcaaagccccaaaggttcttcatgtggcttttattgaccttaagcaggcatttgatctaatctctagaaagcagctatggacaaaactggctgctacaaagatcgatcgtcgtctccttcatctgattatcagcctccatacaaacacctttctgagaatcaggctagacaataaaggcctagtctccaaccctgttaccaccactagaggggtaagacagggttgtctactggccccagcattgtttagcttttacattaactcactggtgactcacatggccaatgatgctttccaccccccccaaattagcaggccgatctctgaatgttcttctgtatgcggatgacgccgcacttcttgccagatcccctattggactgagaagaatgttgcaagctctacatgaatactgtgatcagcatgagctccaacccaactatgctaagaccaagatcatggtcttctctgcccgaccgagactccatcgatggtcgatgaacgggatccccctagagcaggttaactgctttaaatatctgggacaagtaatacggtcaaataggtcttttctggcccatagagactatataacaactaatgcatctaaagcagccacccagattagatctctatatgctaagaatcaggctcaatcagtgaagatagctttgagactctttcaaatgaaagtcctcccccttcttttggtgggcatctctttaggctcccgtagggattttttgaaactagattctatccaaacgcgattccttagagccatccttaggattcccccctcggtagcgggtgcggttatgagattagaggtcggctggcaagctctacggtatgtggccttgaagacgaagctctggctatggctcaagctttgttttaaaccagtgggtattgcccccttgatattgagggacgatttccaatcatcgtgggaaagggaggtcatcaacgaggttcaatcctgcggattgtctcacctttactttgagtctatgacgtacagtcaagctagagctgtgatctcctggagactgagtgacattgccagacaagaggacatagcccaggtaaaaccagggatgtttctaggggaccagatttatcggaccataccagccccctaccttgcagaaatccactatgtggaataccgcagacttcttacagcggctagattaaatgtccttgactctgcgatattgtggggaaggtacaggggagtaacatacgcccagagaacctgtcattgtgccatgggtgtggttgagtccaccgaacacattctcttgacttgcccttcttatgcagagcttagacaaaattttatagacccactcctatgtcaatttagcttcctacccggagaaaaccaggttttacacttgctgaataatgtcactagagctataccttccttggtggccaaatttctttttttagcttttaagcgtcgcaagactataattgactgtattgatatggggctatctgtttagcccattttagtgttggctaagttctaaaatcttcctggatgttttaactgtgtattgataaatgtacttttttctgactgacggtcgaataaaaggttgatgatgatgatgattaaacagttctatccagttcaatccagatagtcctttattactttcttcatcttcttgttgttattgtaTATTcatttctttgcgatctctgataattttcacaagcagattgaaaacaggcatcctctgtgtgggttttgtactctccaAAGATCATATCGCTCAGGGACAGCCACTGTTCCACGCTTCCACACAAAAattaatcttcggtctgtcctttacttTTCTCAGACTTGCCAAGTATATCAggaggctctgtcaggtcaagaTTACATTCCAACATTCCTTCTCATTCCAAtggtcctgattctcctccccctgtccttctttctccggcaagcctgtcttggcgagacgccattttttaactgcgtcataataTTTTCCTCTGTTCTCACCGTTCACCAATCCTCTCTCCAGCtataatccatcccacacagttcttgaattcctgcttgtgattagtaaaacgcaacgatcttatttctatctggggtggagggttattaatatcacatcgtgcaaagaaaaaaggtttttttctccacccccccttcattccaaacatacagtctcttaatggtgattcatcagaagatttacaTATCCGTCCGTcactcccggtcacagagatccattaatcagcagtcttatctctcgagcgttgcttgatgtatgtgcttcagcttcattccaatcgtatgtttccaattataattctgagctgaagctaaccagcacgcgctgattggaatcgatgtcaggaagagctgacctcatcgagggctcgtgccaagtgaccggcacccccatctctcggatccGGGGGTGAATTGTGGACACCGCTGGAAAGGCAGCCCCCcatctcctggggggggggtaggaagactgcatacttcccatagcagcctctgaATTACCTcatatgggtcagagagatgttattgccggccatcttccaatgcgccacctggtggccccttAAGAGTGAAAGGTTCTAGTATATGTTCCCTACAGGATTCATCCGAAGCCAGAACTGAATCAGATTGTTTCATAATGATCTGGGCTTTgaccaaggctggatctacattGTTCTGTAAATATGTTATGAAAAATAATGCTATATAATGCTCAATGCATTCTTTCATTGCTGGCTGATCCCTGCTctacagcaccctctggtgtcatattttaataacacatttttaacattATTAAGGATTCCTATTAATTATGACAGTATAATGCCGCGGGTTGCAAATAGAGACAAAGCAATCGTATGCCATAACTAATAATATGAAACACTCTAGGCCCCCAAAGAAGACGGCACAATATATTTGTGCCCTTCATTCAAAAAAGGAGATAGTCTTTGTCTTAGAGAGAAGGTCCACAAGCAACTTAGGGACAATAGCAGATGTGAACTCAACTTCTGCCAAGGACAAGTTTTGGAGGAAGTAGTACATAGGGCTGTGCAAGATGGGGTCCAGCTTGTTAGCAGAATTATGAAGGTGTTGCCTATCAAAGTCACTAGATAGAAGACGAAACAGAACGAAGAGGAGGGCCTGAAGCTGTCCCAGATTGGCAAACCCCAGAAGAATGAATTCATTGAACATAGTCTGGTTAGGTCAGCTCATTAAAAAATTAAACTGCAATCCCAGGTAACAATCCACAGAAGCGCAATACCAATAACTCCACTTTCCAACTGGAAGCAAAATCCATTCTTTGCAATAACTATGATTGCCTTAGTTGCTTTGACAGATGACATTTGACATTTTTCACGATTCTATTTCATTGATGATTTCACAAGCAAAAGTGAGCAGACATTTTTATTCCGTTATTCCAACTTTATCTATACTTATCAGGCTTCCATTTAGGAGCTgagtagttcaaaacatctggaaaacaaAATAGTTCAACAAATTGTATTCCTGTCAGGGTTCAAAGCACAGAGTCCATAATCTAGGGGCAGTAAATTATTGTTGAATTTCAGTAATGAGTATTTATATGGCTCAGTAATGGACATTGGCATTGCAGCAACACCTGATGAAAGTTACCATTGATGAAACTAAATATAGTTCTCTATTTGTAACTTctgtctttaatttttttaaaaataaatactaaaGCATCAACCTTGGATTTTTAGATACCAAAATTCTTTATGAAAGGCTAATTACACAGCTAATTATATATACCCAGGAACAAAAGTCAGAGGAAAAATGTGGCATCAGTAGAGGCCATGGAACATCAATAGTCATTATCCCCATTGGTGATTCCCACAGGGAAATTCCTAGTCCAGACTACCAATGGGAGCAGACAATTGTTCACTATGTGTTTCCAGTAGCATGAACGAATTCTAAAATCAAATGGAGCTCTGGTGCATTATAAGTCTTCTGTCCCATGAGAATTAGACACAAGGAACATATACCAATTAATATGCTCCCCagaatattgtattgtattgtattgtattgtgttg comes from Podarcis raffonei isolate rPodRaf1 chromosome 13, rPodRaf1.pri, whole genome shotgun sequence and encodes:
- the LOC128400380 gene encoding olfactory receptor 2D3-like; the encoded protein is MFGNSLIIYLVWVDSRLHTAMYFFIGNLSFLDMLFTIITVPQMLVHLASGINIITFSRCMAQLNLTLSCGMTECFILALMAYDRYVAICQPLQYPIIMRMQVCIQMAGACWLGGFFNAAALTVVTINFPFCGPNQINHFFCEEPAVLQLACMDTYIVKVLIFALSVIVLIFPFTFIVISYIHIARVVLSMHSARGRQRAFSTCATHLTVVTLFYSTIGFTYLQPQSSRVADQEKRASVFYALVSPMLNPIIYSLRNKDVKGALAKAMGKVS